Below is a window of Megalopta genalis isolate 19385.01 chromosome 7, iyMegGena1_principal, whole genome shotgun sequence DNA.
ctatctcaaaaatgtctccaGAAAAAACAGTGCAGGAGTCGCCGGTACATCAAAAGCTCAACCGTGACATTGtattaaaagatatattggacTCCGAAAGAGTGAACGTAGTCGAACTGCAAGGCCTGACCAATAATTTTTTACTTCCTTTAGAATCGGCTAACATGTAAgtataattaatgtaataatcAAAATGTGCCAACTAAAATTTTTAACAATCGGAAGCACAGATTGACCAAAGACGAGTACAAGCAACTTTTGAGCAATGTACATGAAATCTTGGATGCCCATCAAAGACTACTCATCAGCCTAGAGACAGCTATAGCACAGGGCTCTTCGAGAGTCGGCAATCTCTTCTTAACCCTAGCGCCTAAACTGAAGTCCATTCACTCTACTTATTGCGCGAATCATCCACGAGCTGTTTGCATTTTAGATCGCTATAGGTACGCGTGACTCTGATTCTCCCATTATACTCACTTTTATAGTGAAATAATCACTTTGCGCTGTTTTAGGGATGAATTGAACGAATTTATGGAACACAGCGGAGCGATATCGCCCGGAATTTTAGTATTAACAACTGGCCTAAGTAAACCTTTCAGGAGATTGGACAAATATTCTGCCATGCTTCAAGAACTGGAAAGGTACATGGAGAAAAATCATCCTGATAGAGGTGACACCCAACGCGCTATATCTGTATATAGGGAAATAGCGGTATGTTGTCTAAATTGTATTCGGCGAGCTAGATTCTTATTGCTTTACTTATCAAATTATTATACAGGAACGATGCGCGTCCATTCGAAAACAACGTGAATTAGCTCTTCAAGTATTAACTAGCGGTATTAAGGGATGGGAGGGAGAAGAGTTAAGCTCTTTAGGGGAAATCCTCTACGTTGGAGCTGTAACTTTAGCAAGCGGAACGACCGGCTTGGATCGTCGGGACAGATACTTTGTCCTTTTCCCTACGACCTTGTTGGTGCTTAGCGCAAGTCCAAGAATGAGTTCTTTCGTTTACGAGGTATGTTCGGAGAATCTACCCTTGCATCTACTATTATACGTATAAACCATACTTGTTTTTAGGGAAAGCTTCCCCTAACTGGCATTAATATCATTCCAACGGAAGACAGTGAAGAAATTAGAAACGCTTTTGAAATTACAGGTAGGATGAACTCTAGGAGGAGTCTCTAACAAGCGATATCTGTCTCGTTTGTGTTTTCCCATAGGACCGATGATCGAAAGTATCCACGTGCTCTGCACGACCAAGGAAGACCGGCAACGATGGATCGAATTTTTGGTACAGGAACAAACGACTAGCAACCTTGTAAAATCACCGTCGACAGCGTCACGTGTGAGTTGTAATCTACCTCCATACACGCGCCTCTCGAGGTATTTCGCGAAGCTGGTAAAGAAAAAATTGATCCGCGCCGAACTACTGAAGAAGTTGTTATACGTGCAGTACGTTTTGAAACCAGATTTAAGTAGCGTGAAATTGCGAAGAGTTAACATAACGACCTACGCGCTGCATCCGCTCCAAAGCAGTGACGAATGCCCGTCGAGAGATTCGGACACGGCTTCTTTAGAAGTGAAGGAAATTGGTGAACCGACGACGTTGCGTAAATCTACCTTGACCCTCGAGGTAAAGTATGCGTTGGGCGACTTGGATCTTAGCACCGTAGGCATAACGAACAGCTCGACTTTGACGGAATTTCCGTCGGATCGCCACAGTCCTAGCGAATCCAGTAAAAGTTTACCCGTTAGCGCGGTTGCCGATGGTACAGGCAACTTTGCCAACTGTGAACCGCGTCCTCAATTGTCCTTATTGAGCATTCGTGACCTTCATCGAAAGCGACCTGGCATTGCAAGGAAACACCTGTTGGATGCTACAGTTTCAACGGGCAATGCTCTCGTCCAAGAGGAGACCAATAGCCAGGACCACGAGCATCGGTGCGACCCTGTACGCGAAACTCGCGGTAGATCTAGCGTTCATTCTTCGGACTCGGGAATGGTCGAATGTTACCGTCTGAACTCATCCGAGGTGAATTCTTGTAAATCTTGTATCGTTAACAAGTATCACGTCAGCGTACCCGGAAGACAGTCTTTATACGAGAGCGAGAACGATGAGAATAAGTTTGAGTATCAATGCATTTGCACGTCACCATTCGACTCGACGCCTAGAGACAGCGCACACCTGTCCGACTTGTCGAGAAACGCGGACCACGCCTCGAGTT
It encodes the following:
- the RtGEF gene encoding rho-type guanine nucleotide exchange factor isoform X2 codes for the protein MSKLDAPKFVTALYSFKGKNNDELCFKKGDTIMITQTDDEGWWEGTLNDKTGWFPSNYVKECRASDSGPTAISKMSPEKTVQESPVHQKLNRDIVLKDILDSERVNVVELQGLTNNFLLPLESANILTKDEYKQLLSNVHEILDAHQRLLISLETAIAQGSSRVGNLFLTLAPKLKSIHSTYCANHPRAVCILDRYRDELNEFMEHSGAISPGILVLTTGLSKPFRRLDKYSAMLQELERYMEKNHPDRGDTQRAISVYREIAERCASIRKQRELALQVLTSGIKGWEGEELSSLGEILYVGAVTLASGTTGLDRRDRYFVLFPTTLLVLSASPRMSSFVYEGKLPLTGINIIPTEDSEEIRNAFEITGPMIESIHVLCTTKEDRQRWIEFLVQEQTTSNLVKSPSTASRVSQQNGKQQPQPQPQQQRSIAEQCPPLGIRTAWCIASLRPAPPLYTFRAFDERQFEEDAIILKVIEAYCLTVNARFTVHSGESTSVLDYGSQKTRDRTSLTHNKGDWDFCSNRTLSETVKTLKSQMTDLQSQMSLLTKQLDEERKSRLSLAATVKRSMGVVDGSMP
- the RtGEF gene encoding rho-type guanine nucleotide exchange factor isoform X1; translated protein: MSKLDAPKFVTALYSFKGKNNDELCFKKGDTIMITQTDDEGWWEGTLNDKTGWFPSNYVKECRASDSGPTAISKMSPEKTVQESPVHQKLNRDIVLKDILDSERVNVVELQGLTNNFLLPLESANILTKDEYKQLLSNVHEILDAHQRLLISLETAIAQGSSRVGNLFLTLAPKLKSIHSTYCANHPRAVCILDRYRDELNEFMEHSGAISPGILVLTTGLSKPFRRLDKYSAMLQELERYMEKNHPDRGDTQRAISVYREIAERCASIRKQRELALQVLTSGIKGWEGEELSSLGEILYVGAVTLASGTTGLDRRDRYFVLFPTTLLVLSASPRMSSFVYEGKLPLTGINIIPTEDSEEIRNAFEITGPMIESIHVLCTTKEDRQRWIEFLVQEQTTSNLVKSPSTASRVSQQNGKQQPQPQPQQQRSIAEQCPPLGIRTAWCIASLRPAPPLYTFRAFGKTDPSLDLSRAPRPCNERQFEEDAIILKVIEAYCLTVNARFTVHSGESTSVLDYGSQKTRDRTSLTHNKGDWDFCSNRTLSETVKTLKSQMTDLQSQMSLLTKQLDEERKSRLSLAATVKRSMGVVDGSMP
- the RtGEF gene encoding rho-type guanine nucleotide exchange factor isoform X3; the encoded protein is MVPIELCEGMQSVSGPTAISKMSPEKTVQESPVHQKLNRDIVLKDILDSERVNVVELQGLTNNFLLPLESANILTKDEYKQLLSNVHEILDAHQRLLISLETAIAQGSSRVGNLFLTLAPKLKSIHSTYCANHPRAVCILDRYRDELNEFMEHSGAISPGILVLTTGLSKPFRRLDKYSAMLQELERYMEKNHPDRGDTQRAISVYREIAERCASIRKQRELALQVLTSGIKGWEGEELSSLGEILYVGAVTLASGTTGLDRRDRYFVLFPTTLLVLSASPRMSSFVYEGKLPLTGINIIPTEDSEEIRNAFEITGPMIESIHVLCTTKEDRQRWIEFLVQEQTTSNLVKSPSTASRVSQQNGKQQPQPQPQQQRSIAEQCPPLGIRTAWCIASLRPAPPLYTFRAFGKTDPSLDLSRAPRPCNERQFEEDAIILKVIEAYCLTVNARFTVHSGESTSVLDYGSQKTRDRTSLTHNKGDWDFCSNRTLSETVKTLKSQMTDLQSQMSLLTKQLDEERKSRLSLAATVKRSMGVVDGSMP